One Lycium barbarum isolate Lr01 chromosome 5, ASM1917538v2, whole genome shotgun sequence genomic window carries:
- the LOC132639174 gene encoding non-classical arabinogalactan protein 30-like codes for MTYCQTCDTYGSWSLSGAKPIASAKVSVICKDYKKRVNFYKAFEANSYGYFYAELNGFKMGHSYLDHPLHSCRVKLVSSPQENCNIFSNINYGLNGAPLRFDDKVIDRSDYKAVIYTVSPLAFRPTYCPPK; via the coding sequence ATGACCTACTGCCAAACTTGTGATACCTACGGTTCATGGTCATTATCAGGAGCTAAGCCAATTGCATCAGCAAAAGTCAGTGTCATATGCAAAGACTACAAGAAAAGAGTAAACTTTTACAAGGCATTTGAAGCAAATTCATATGGTTATTTCTATGCTGAGTTGAATGGTTTCAAAATGGGACATTCTTATCTTGACCATCCACTTCATTCTTGTCGTGTGAAATTGGTGTCTTCTCCTCAAGAAAATTGCAATATTTTTAGTAACATTAATTATGGTCTTAATGGTGCACCACTAAGATTTGATGACAAAGTAATTGATAGAAGTGATTACAAGGCCGTAATTTATACTGTTAGTCCGTTGGCATTTCGACCAACTTACTGCCCTCCTAAATAA